A part of Hydrogenobacter sp. T-8 genomic DNA contains:
- the recR gene encoding recombination mediator RecR — translation MSYEDNLPEPLRLVLEKLTQIPTYGGRSAGRFIYNFLKLPVERRLELVEALQKVAEKIRPCKECGLYTDQEICKICSDPKRSKKFICVVEESQDAFAIEKLERYSGVYHVLGGRIAPLEGISPKDLSIDSLMERIERYRPREVIIATNPNLEGEATANYIARLIRKQFPTLKITRISHGLQFGSLIELADELSLEKSVENRRAL, via the coding sequence ATGTCCTACGAAGATAACCTACCAGAACCACTCAGGTTAGTTCTTGAAAAGCTCACCCAGATACCTACCTACGGAGGGAGGTCTGCGGGAAGGTTTATTTACAACTTTCTCAAGCTACCTGTAGAGAGAAGGCTTGAGCTGGTAGAAGCCCTTCAGAAAGTTGCGGAGAAGATAAGACCCTGCAAAGAGTGTGGGCTTTACACGGACCAAGAGATATGCAAAATATGTTCAGACCCAAAGAGGAGCAAGAAGTTTATATGCGTTGTGGAAGAATCTCAAGATGCCTTTGCTATTGAGAAATTAGAAAGATACTCTGGAGTTTACCATGTGCTGGGTGGGAGAATAGCGCCCCTTGAGGGCATATCACCAAAAGACCTCAGCATAGACAGTCTCATGGAAAGGATAGAAAGGTATAGACCAAGGGAGGTGATAATTGCCACAAACCCAAACCTTGAAGGTGAAGCAACCGCCAACTATATCGCAAGGCTAATAAGGAAACAATTTCCCACACTTAAGATAACTCGCATATCTCACGGTCTGCAATTTGGCTCTCTCATTGAGCTTGCGGATGAGCTTTCCTTAGAAAAATCCGTGGAAAACAGAAGAGCCCTCTGA
- a CDS encoding NAD(P)/FAD-dependent oxidoreductase yields the protein MHQLVIIGGGPAGISASIYAQRKRMDFVLITREIGGQVIKAGEIENYLGYAMVDGVMFVQRMMEQMERLGVKPILDEVVKVERLEEGFLLRTFSGKEYVSKVVLFCTGAEHRKLEVPGEREYTGRGVSYCYTCDAPFFKDVDVLVVGGGNSGFEAVDQLINYARRIYLMEIGEQFKADEVLREKVLSSQKVVPLLRHRVLEIKGDKRNVKSVLVEDLNRKRVYELEVEGVFVEVGLKPNSELAKSLGVLTTQREEIIIDCNNRTSERGVYAAGDCTNVFAKQIITAAGDGAKALLSVYHDLTYGIHSWI from the coding sequence ATGCACCAGTTGGTTATAATAGGCGGAGGACCGGCAGGTATATCCGCCAGCATATACGCCCAAAGAAAAAGGATGGACTTTGTCCTTATAACTAGGGAGATAGGGGGTCAGGTAATAAAGGCGGGTGAGATTGAAAACTATCTGGGTTATGCTATGGTGGATGGAGTTATGTTCGTGCAAAGGATGATGGAGCAGATGGAAAGGCTTGGGGTTAAGCCAATTTTGGATGAGGTGGTAAAGGTAGAAAGATTGGAAGAAGGGTTTCTCCTCAGGACATTCTCTGGAAAGGAGTATGTGTCAAAGGTTGTTCTTTTCTGCACCGGCGCGGAACACAGGAAGCTGGAAGTTCCTGGGGAGAGGGAATACACGGGAAGGGGCGTTTCCTATTGCTATACATGCGATGCACCCTTTTTTAAGGACGTGGATGTGTTGGTGGTGGGAGGAGGAAACTCGGGCTTTGAGGCAGTAGACCAGCTTATAAACTACGCAAGAAGGATATACCTTATGGAAATAGGGGAGCAGTTTAAGGCGGACGAGGTCTTAAGGGAGAAGGTGCTCTCAAGCCAAAAGGTAGTCCCTCTTCTCAGACACAGGGTTTTAGAGATAAAAGGTGATAAGAGGAATGTGAAAAGTGTTCTAGTGGAAGACCTCAACCGCAAGAGGGTCTACGAGCTGGAGGTGGAGGGGGTTTTTGTGGAGGTGGGATTAAAGCCCAACTCTGAGTTGGCAAAGTCTCTGGGTGTTCTTACCACGCAAAGGGAGGAGATAATAATAGACTGCAATAACAGGACTTCAGAGCGTGGCGTTTATGCTGCGGGAGATTGCACCAATGTATTTGCAAAACAGATAATAACAGCAGCGGGGGACGGTGCAAAGGCTCTGCTTTCCGTATACCACGACCTTACTTATGGTATTCACTCATGGATATAG
- the deoC gene encoding deoxyribose-phosphate aldolase, which translates to MDIAKFIDHSILRPNHTLKDLEEQVRQCIELGVYAVCVNPFWVRRAVETSGGRLVVCSVVSFPFGLDTKEQKVMQAVRALEDGASELDIVLNISALKSGMYGYVEEELKAIARNTEGVVRKVIIETAYLSEEEKRLAVELIADTGMAFVKTSTGYAPSGATEEDIKLLIDLSRGRLKIKASGGIRTRAQVLRFLELGAERIGTSSTFEILGED; encoded by the coding sequence ATGGATATAGCAAAATTCATAGACCATTCCATACTGAGACCAAACCACACCCTTAAAGACCTTGAGGAGCAGGTCCGCCAGTGTATTGAGCTCGGCGTATATGCGGTATGCGTAAATCCCTTCTGGGTCAGGAGGGCGGTGGAGACCTCAGGTGGCAGGCTCGTAGTATGTTCTGTGGTATCTTTCCCTTTTGGTCTTGATACAAAAGAGCAGAAGGTTATGCAAGCGGTTAGGGCTCTGGAGGATGGAGCCAGTGAATTGGACATAGTCCTGAATATCTCTGCTCTCAAGAGCGGGATGTATGGATATGTGGAGGAGGAGCTAAAAGCCATAGCCAGAAACACAGAGGGGGTGGTAAGGAAGGTTATAATTGAAACTGCCTACCTAAGCGAGGAGGAGAAGAGGCTCGCGGTGGAGCTTATTGCGGATACAGGTATGGCGTTTGTTAAGACTTCAACGGGGTATGCACCATCAGGCGCCACTGAAGAAGACATAAAACTTCTCATAGACCTATCAAGGGGAAGGCTTAAAATTAAGGCATCCGGTGGTATAAGGACAAGGGCTCAGGTCCTGAGGTTTTTAGAGCTTGGTGCGGAAAGGATAGGGACAAGTAGCACCTTTGAAATTCTTGGGGAGGACTGA
- the hisC gene encoding histidinol-phosphate transaminase, with protein MISKRVRELAPYKTETTEAKVRLSSNELSLQLPEDVKKRIGEEVSRIPFNRYPDPEARELKEVIALRFGVKPENIVLGNGSDELIYYLSIAVGEFSSGVFCPVPTFSMYSISAQVLGRERIEVRLNEEFDIDLQKSLEVIRKKKPALAYFAYPNNPTGNCFSEEGIRAIRNQGVFTIVDEAYYHYSGKTFLKEALEREDTVVLRTLSKIGMAGLRVGILIGKEEVVKEINKIRLPFNITYPSQVIAVLILRDFYHIIEEAIQTVISERQRVYKEMLKMEGIRVYPSEANFIFFKSLYLSGDELYKRLLRKGVLVRNFSYMVANCLRVSIGEREENDAFLQALHEVLTTS; from the coding sequence ATGATAAGTAAAAGGGTAAGGGAACTTGCCCCATATAAGACGGAAACAACGGAAGCGAAGGTCAGGCTCTCTTCTAACGAGCTTTCCCTTCAGCTTCCAGAGGATGTAAAGAAACGCATAGGGGAGGAGGTTTCCCGAATCCCCTTTAACAGATACCCAGACCCAGAGGCAAGGGAACTCAAAGAGGTTATAGCCCTTCGCTTTGGAGTAAAGCCAGAGAACATAGTCTTAGGCAATGGCTCAGATGAGCTCATATACTATCTTTCCATAGCTGTGGGCGAGTTTAGCAGTGGTGTTTTCTGCCCTGTCCCTACCTTTTCCATGTACAGTATATCCGCTCAGGTTCTAGGAAGAGAAAGGATTGAGGTAAGACTAAACGAGGAGTTTGATATAGACCTCCAGAAAAGCCTTGAAGTAATAAGGAAAAAAAAACCAGCCCTTGCCTATTTCGCCTATCCCAACAACCCTACAGGAAACTGCTTCAGCGAGGAAGGGATTAGAGCCATAAGAAACCAAGGAGTCTTCACCATAGTTGACGAAGCATACTACCACTACTCTGGGAAAACCTTTCTCAAAGAGGCACTTGAGAGAGAGGATACGGTAGTGCTTAGGACTCTTTCAAAAATAGGAATGGCTGGGCTTAGGGTGGGTATTTTGATAGGCAAAGAGGAAGTGGTCAAAGAAATAAACAAGATAAGGCTTCCCTTTAATATAACCTATCCTTCTCAGGTTATAGCGGTTTTAATACTGAGAGATTTTTATCATATCATAGAAGAAGCTATTCAGACAGTTATCTCAGAAAGACAAAGGGTCTATAAAGAGATGCTTAAAATGGAAGGTATAAGGGTCTATCCCTCAGAGGCAAACTTTATCTTTTTTAAAAGCCTTTATCTTTCTGGAGATGAGCTTTACAAAAGGCTTTTGCGGAAGGGGGTGCTTGTTAGGAATTTTTCTTATATGGTAGCAAACTGTCTCAGGGTAAGCATAGGGGAAAGAGAGGAAAACGATGCCTTTCTACAAGCCCTGCATGAGGTTCTTACTACCTCTTGA
- a CDS encoding DUF3501 family protein — protein sequence MRKITRDEILNIYEYEKIRPQKVQEVIQLKKNRRVFIEPWVHLVFENRETVWFQIQEMIRAERMVKEEEIQQEIDVYNDLIPDKNELSVTMFIEIPEASERKRLLPQLVGIHDHLYFHIGNKHTIRAVADERSREDYEYGKAAVVHFLKVKFTEDQVEDFKREPVRVEVNHPNYRAITLIPEEVKQELIKDLISD from the coding sequence ATGAGAAAGATTACCAGAGATGAAATCCTCAACATCTACGAGTATGAAAAGATTCGTCCTCAAAAAGTTCAAGAGGTCATACAGCTTAAAAAAAACAGAAGAGTTTTCATAGAGCCGTGGGTGCATCTTGTTTTTGAAAACAGGGAAACGGTCTGGTTTCAAATTCAGGAGATGATAAGAGCGGAGAGGATGGTAAAAGAGGAAGAGATACAGCAGGAAATAGATGTATACAATGATCTCATACCTGATAAAAATGAGTTATCCGTTACCATGTTTATAGAAATACCTGAAGCCAGCGAAAGGAAAAGACTTCTTCCACAGCTTGTAGGCATACACGACCATCTATATTTTCACATAGGGAATAAACACACCATAAGAGCAGTTGCGGACGAAAGGAGCAGAGAAGACTACGAATATGGAAAGGCAGCGGTGGTGCATTTTCTGAAGGTAAAGTTTACAGAGGATCAGGTAGAGGATTTCAAAAGAGAGCCTGTGAGGGTTGAAGTAAATCACCCCAACTACAGGGCTATTACCCTAATCCCTGAGGAGGTAAAGCAAGAGCTTATAAAAGACCTTATTTCTGATTAA
- the hslU gene encoding ATP-dependent protease ATPase subunit HslU: protein MTKYLSDLLEELTPKRIVEELDKYIVGQESAKRAVAIALRNRWRRQKLPEHIRDEVAPKNLLMIGPTGVGKTEIARRIAQLIKAPFVKVEATKYTEIGYVGRDVESMVRELVEVSYQMVKQEKMQEVRERAKRLAEERLLDYLVPQQLSFGIRSPQDAGKREEIREKLRRGELEDRVIEVEVQEKFVPVIGIAGPPGLEELEEQLRNMLGGLGGGRKRRRLKVREALQVFESEEAEKLIDQEEVAREAISRAENFGIIFIDEIDKIAVKTPGVGPGVSREGVQRDLLPIVEGTVVKTKYGPVRTDHILFIAAGAFHISKPSDLMPELQGRFPIRVELSPLTREDFVRILKEPKNALTVQYTELLKTEGVELEFTEDALEEIARIAEDANSRTENIGARRLHTVMEKLLEDISFNAPELSGQRIIIDARFVRAKLEGIVKDVELSKYIL, encoded by the coding sequence ATGACGAAATACCTTTCTGACCTACTTGAAGAGCTAACACCTAAGAGGATCGTGGAAGAGCTGGACAAGTATATTGTGGGACAGGAGAGTGCCAAAAGGGCAGTTGCCATAGCCCTCAGAAACAGATGGAGAAGACAGAAACTGCCAGAACACATAAGGGACGAGGTGGCACCCAAGAACCTCCTTATGATTGGTCCCACAGGAGTGGGGAAGACAGAAATAGCACGCAGGATAGCACAGCTTATAAAAGCTCCCTTTGTCAAAGTAGAAGCCACAAAGTATACGGAGATAGGTTATGTGGGAAGGGACGTGGAGTCTATGGTAAGGGAGCTGGTGGAGGTCTCCTACCAGATGGTAAAACAGGAGAAAATGCAAGAGGTGAGAGAAAGAGCAAAAAGGCTTGCGGAAGAGAGACTTCTTGACTACCTCGTCCCTCAACAGCTGAGCTTTGGTATAAGAAGCCCACAAGATGCAGGTAAAAGGGAGGAAATAAGAGAAAAACTAAGAAGAGGAGAATTAGAAGACAGAGTTATAGAGGTTGAAGTTCAGGAAAAGTTCGTTCCAGTGATAGGTATAGCTGGACCTCCAGGTCTTGAGGAGCTTGAAGAACAGCTTAGAAACATGCTGGGTGGTCTTGGCGGTGGTAGGAAAAGAAGAAGGCTCAAAGTCAGAGAAGCCCTTCAGGTTTTTGAATCAGAAGAAGCAGAAAAGCTCATAGACCAAGAGGAGGTAGCAAGAGAAGCCATAAGCAGAGCAGAGAACTTTGGGATAATCTTTATAGACGAGATAGATAAGATTGCGGTAAAAACTCCGGGTGTTGGTCCGGGAGTGTCAAGGGAAGGAGTGCAAAGAGACCTTCTTCCCATAGTAGAAGGAACAGTGGTAAAGACCAAGTATGGACCAGTAAGAACGGACCATATACTTTTCATCGCAGCGGGTGCTTTTCACATATCTAAGCCCTCAGACCTCATGCCGGAGCTTCAGGGAAGGTTTCCCATAAGGGTTGAGTTAAGCCCTCTCACAAGAGAGGACTTTGTAAGAATACTCAAAGAGCCAAAAAATGCCCTAACAGTGCAATATACGGAGCTTCTCAAAACAGAAGGAGTTGAGCTTGAGTTTACAGAGGATGCCCTTGAGGAGATAGCACGCATCGCAGAGGATGCCAACAGTCGCACTGAGAACATAGGGGCAAGAAGGCTTCATACGGTAATGGAGAAGCTCCTTGAAGACATATCCTTTAATGCACCAGAGCTATCGGGTCAGAGGATAATCATAGACGCAAGGTTTGTAAGGGCAAAGCTGGAAGGTATAGTAAAGGATGTGGAGCTTTCCAAATACATACTATGA
- a CDS encoding ChaN family lipoprotein yields MKTLFLFFILLISITEAQESMENFANNYQVIFLPEEHTNKEDHNFQLDIIKLLSSKNYKFIIAMEMFQQPFQDALDLYVTGQISEEEMLRRTDYRRRWGFDPSLYRDIWSFAKDRGIRIVAINISSELLQRIRKEGIEKVRDESLPYPVIPQTEKEIKELREFLKTHPKVDEKSFFDVQNAWDNGMALAIARLLDKYPDYKIVVLVGRGHAQDYESGIPRRLRMLKPDVRMRILRREEFQRALLFSTDFSKESSSASSMREPNCRP; encoded by the coding sequence ATGAAAACCTTGTTTTTGTTTTTTATCTTGCTGATTTCAATCACGGAAGCCCAAGAGAGTATGGAAAATTTTGCCAATAACTACCAAGTTATATTCCTCCCAGAGGAACACACTAATAAGGAAGACCACAACTTCCAGCTTGACATTATAAAGCTCCTAAGCTCAAAAAACTACAAGTTTATAATAGCCATGGAGATGTTTCAACAACCTTTTCAGGATGCCCTTGACTTGTATGTAACTGGTCAAATAAGTGAAGAGGAAATGCTTAGAAGGACTGATTATAGAAGAAGGTGGGGCTTTGACCCAAGCCTTTACAGAGATATATGGAGCTTTGCTAAGGATAGGGGTATAAGGATAGTGGCTATAAACATCTCTTCAGAGCTTTTACAGAGGATAAGAAAAGAAGGTATTGAAAAGGTAAGAGATGAAAGTCTGCCTTATCCTGTAATACCGCAGACAGAGAAGGAGATAAAAGAGCTAAGAGAGTTTCTAAAAACCCATCCCAAGGTGGACGAAAAGAGTTTCTTTGATGTGCAGAACGCATGGGACAATGGCATGGCTTTGGCTATAGCAAGACTTTTGGATAAGTATCCTGACTACAAAATAGTGGTGCTTGTAGGTAGAGGGCATGCCCAAGACTATGAAAGCGGAATTCCAAGAAGGCTCCGTATGCTTAAACCAGATGTCCGAATGAGGATATTAAGAAGGGAGGAATTTCAGAGGGCTCTTCTGTTTTCCACGGATTTTTCTAAGGAAAGCTCATCCGCAAGCTCAATGAGAGAGCCAAATTGCAGACCGTGA
- a CDS encoding ROK family protein codes for MRKGVDIGGSFIKVYWEDGRREKHYIRDISKDRELFLQRIREIVFEGYPSSVGIAVAGFTSLEGVVYKSPNIPALNGVNLKDILKGINVKVINDVSAGAFGEWFYDHRESRVLLFVAVGTGLGAGLVVNGKPFLGACGSALELGHHTILLGGERCSCGRLGCWEAYCSSYGLERIYKNLSGEDLKDYQIIQRAKERETYALEAVASFKRFLLVGLMNAVHILNPDRVVLGGGLIDAMKDLLGNLEADLKALCESLPAECFSLNFSSCAEYCMARGALALALMDDI; via the coding sequence ATGAGAAAGGGAGTTGACATAGGGGGTAGCTTTATAAAGGTTTACTGGGAGGATGGTAGAAGGGAAAAGCATTACATAAGGGACATATCCAAAGACAGGGAACTTTTTTTACAAAGGATAAGGGAGATAGTCTTTGAGGGATATCCTTCCTCTGTAGGAATTGCGGTCGCAGGTTTTACCTCCTTAGAGGGTGTGGTTTATAAATCTCCTAACATACCAGCCCTTAATGGTGTAAACCTTAAGGATATTCTTAAGGGAATTAATGTGAAGGTGATTAACGATGTTTCCGCAGGAGCTTTTGGAGAGTGGTTTTATGACCATAGGGAAAGTAGGGTTTTACTCTTTGTTGCGGTGGGCACTGGGCTTGGTGCTGGGCTTGTGGTTAATGGAAAGCCTTTTCTGGGAGCATGCGGAAGTGCTCTTGAGCTGGGACATCATACCATACTTCTTGGAGGAGAAAGGTGTAGTTGCGGAAGGTTAGGGTGCTGGGAGGCTTATTGCTCCTCTTATGGTCTTGAGAGGATATACAAAAACCTCTCGGGAGAGGATCTCAAGGACTACCAGATAATTCAGAGGGCAAAGGAGAGAGAGACCTATGCTTTGGAGGCGGTGGCAAGTTTTAAAAGGTTTCTTCTCGTGGGTCTTATGAACGCAGTTCACATACTAAATCCAGATAGGGTGGTGCTTGGTGGTGGTCTCATTGATGCCATGAAGGACCTACTTGGCAACCTTGAAGCAGACCTAAAAGCCCTCTGTGAAAGCCTACCTGCGGAGTGCTTCAGTCTTAATTTTTCTTCCTGTGCGGAGTATTGTATGGCACGTGGGGCTTTAGCTCTTGCCCTAATGGACGATATTTAA
- the tsaE gene encoding tRNA (adenosine(37)-N6)-threonylcarbamoyltransferase complex ATPase subunit type 1 TsaE: MRVFSSSEEETLKIGELIGRNLRGAEVICLIGPLGAGKTTLIRGIAKGMGLLEGYQVRSPTFTLINEYPTEKGLLIHADLYRVKELDLEEFMGRGVLVVEWGEGLQVCTCTIRIEIWQEGRVLDFSECEELATALSYGKAC; the protein is encoded by the coding sequence GTGCGTGTATTTTCCAGCTCTGAAGAAGAAACCCTTAAGATTGGAGAATTGATAGGCAGAAATCTAAGAGGTGCGGAAGTGATCTGCCTTATTGGTCCCCTTGGTGCGGGGAAGACTACACTAATAAGGGGTATAGCGAAAGGTATGGGTCTACTTGAAGGCTACCAAGTGCGTAGCCCTACCTTTACTTTAATAAACGAGTATCCCACAGAAAAGGGTTTGCTAATACATGCAGACCTGTACAGGGTCAAAGAGCTGGACCTCGAGGAGTTTATGGGCAGGGGAGTTCTCGTGGTGGAGTGGGGAGAGGGCTTGCAGGTGTGCACCTGCACCATAAGGATAGAAATATGGCAAGAGGGTAGAGTTTTGGATTTCTCAGAATGTGAAGAACTTGCTACAGCCCTTTCGTATGGCAAAGCCTGTTGA
- the purB gene encoding adenylosuccinate lyase, whose protein sequence is MIERYTRKEMGHIWSELNKFRLWLRVEIAVCRAWHKLGKIPEEALREIEKRTFVDEKVVEKIYQYERVYKHDVLAFVSAINEQIQEYSHYFHMGLTSSDVVDTALALQIREALELIIQELDRVIERLRSLALEHKSTLMMGRTHGVHAEPMTLGLKFLSWYEELKRNKERLLQALGTVSYGKLSGAVGTYSNLEPEVEKLALQELGLKVEPVSTQIVPRDRHAQVMYALASTAGALERFATEIRHLQRTEVLELMEPFEKGQRGSSAMPHKKNPIHAERLCGLARIIRANLLVALENIPLWHERDISHSSAERVILPDSTIALHYMLGLFLEMLEGLVVNPERMRKNMELSHGLYGSSRVLVRLMEKGVPRDKAYDMVQRCAMRSWEEGISFEKSLMEDQEVSVFLSQEEIRQALDPWSFLKHIDQIYKRSLD, encoded by the coding sequence ATGATAGAGAGGTATACAAGAAAGGAGATGGGACACATATGGTCTGAGCTCAACAAGTTCAGGCTCTGGCTCAGAGTGGAGATAGCGGTATGTAGGGCATGGCACAAGCTCGGAAAAATTCCAGAGGAGGCACTAAGGGAAATAGAAAAGAGAACCTTTGTGGACGAAAAGGTAGTGGAGAAGATATACCAGTATGAAAGGGTTTATAAACACGATGTGCTTGCCTTTGTTTCCGCAATAAACGAGCAGATTCAAGAGTATTCTCATTACTTTCATATGGGTCTTACCTCCTCTGATGTGGTGGACACTGCTCTGGCACTGCAGATTAGGGAAGCTCTGGAGCTTATAATCCAAGAGCTGGACAGGGTTATTGAAAGGCTTAGGTCCCTTGCCCTTGAACACAAGAGTACCCTCATGATGGGAAGAACCCACGGAGTGCATGCAGAGCCTATGACCTTGGGGCTTAAGTTTTTAAGCTGGTATGAGGAACTCAAAAGAAACAAGGAAAGGCTTTTACAGGCTCTTGGAACGGTTTCTTACGGTAAGCTCTCTGGTGCAGTGGGGACATACTCTAACCTTGAGCCTGAGGTAGAAAAGCTTGCCCTCCAGGAGCTTGGGCTTAAGGTAGAACCCGTGTCTACCCAGATAGTGCCAAGGGACAGGCATGCGCAGGTTATGTACGCACTCGCCTCCACCGCCGGTGCCCTTGAGAGGTTTGCCACGGAGATAAGACACCTTCAGAGGACGGAGGTTTTAGAGCTTATGGAGCCCTTTGAGAAGGGTCAAAGGGGCTCATCTGCTATGCCTCACAAGAAAAACCCCATACACGCAGAAAGGTTGTGTGGTCTTGCACGCATAATAAGAGCAAACCTTCTGGTAGCTCTTGAGAATATTCCACTCTGGCACGAAAGGGACATATCTCACTCCTCCGCAGAACGTGTAATCCTGCCAGACTCCACCATAGCACTCCACTATATGCTGGGTCTCTTCCTTGAAATGCTTGAAGGGCTTGTGGTAAACCCAGAGAGAATGAGGAAAAACATGGAACTCTCCCATGGTCTCTATGGCTCTTCAAGGGTGTTGGTTAGACTCATGGAAAAGGGCGTGCCAAGGGACAAAGCCTACGACATGGTGCAAAGGTGTGCCATGAGGAGCTGGGAAGAGGGCATATCCT
- a CDS encoding EscU/YscU/HrcU family type III secretion system export apparatus switch protein yields the protein MERKKAIAIRYDQGKDKAPMVVAKGVGELAEKIIETARKHGVPVLEDKALISALMKVEIYEEIPPELYRAVAKVLVFIKAVKSSS from the coding sequence ATGGAAAGGAAAAAGGCAATAGCCATTAGATATGATCAAGGAAAGGATAAGGCTCCTATGGTTGTAGCAAAGGGCGTGGGTGAGCTTGCGGAAAAGATAATAGAAACTGCAAGAAAACACGGCGTTCCTGTCCTTGAGGACAAAGCTCTAATATCTGCATTAATGAAGGTGGAAATATACGAAGAGATACCTCCAGAGCTGTATAGGGCTGTAGCAAAGGTGCTCGTTTTTATAAAGGCTGTAAAGAGTTCAAGCTAA
- the corA gene encoding magnesium/cobalt transporter CorA, producing MIYVYASYGGVFKRLGLDQFGDIKKESVVWLDVEKPSDAEIDWLKSAIGFHMPPREVFGDIEISSKYKEEGEAIYMNLSFVIQQKEDISVEPVLFFIKGRYMVSIRYRDIPSMLIFIKRMEQNPINFQFPEAIFSQIVNIEVDRLGDRLEILGRRIRNLRKEVFVEQSEEIIREISYYDELNITIRETINEKLRILSHFVKSPKINAQTKREIKIVLDDLHTLLDYTSFYMDKLDSIQNSLLGLISIKQNEAVKVFTVLATIFLPATLIASIFGMNFEHMPELHWKYGYPYSLLLMVAITLSLIYWVRKKGWL from the coding sequence ATGATCTATGTCTACGCCAGCTACGGAGGGGTTTTTAAGAGACTTGGACTTGACCAGTTTGGAGACATAAAAAAAGAATCCGTAGTGTGGCTTGATGTGGAAAAGCCAAGCGATGCAGAAATTGACTGGCTTAAAAGTGCCATAGGATTTCACATGCCTCCCAGAGAGGTTTTTGGAGACATTGAAATAAGCAGTAAATACAAGGAGGAAGGAGAAGCTATATATATGAACCTCTCCTTTGTAATACAACAAAAGGAAGATATAAGCGTTGAGCCTGTGCTTTTTTTCATAAAGGGAAGGTATATGGTAAGTATACGATACAGAGACATACCAAGCATGTTAATTTTTATAAAAAGGATGGAACAGAATCCCATAAACTTCCAATTTCCAGAAGCCATATTTTCACAGATAGTAAACATAGAGGTGGACAGACTGGGCGACAGGCTTGAGATATTGGGAAGACGCATAAGAAACCTTAGAAAGGAGGTCTTTGTGGAACAATCTGAAGAAATAATAAGAGAGATATCTTACTACGATGAGCTTAATATAACCATAAGGGAAACTATAAACGAAAAGCTGAGAATTCTAAGCCACTTCGTGAAAAGTCCAAAGATAAACGCTCAAACAAAGAGGGAGATAAAGATAGTCCTCGATGACTTACATACATTACTTGACTACACAAGTTTTTACATGGATAAGCTGGATAGCATACAAAACTCTTTACTGGGTCTTATATCCATAAAGCAAAACGAAGCGGTAAAGGTCTTTACGGTGCTTGCTACCATATTCCTGCCTGCAACGCTCATTGCAAGCATCTTCGGTATGAACTTTGAACACATGCCAGAGCTACATTGGAAGTATGGCTATCCTTATTCTTTGCTTCTTATGGTGGCTATAACTCTATCCCTCATATACTGGGTGAGAAAGAAGGGGTGGCTATGA
- a CDS encoding histidine phosphatase family protein, with protein sequence MSTLFKRFKNLYLLRHAQSEYNEKGIFQGRLDSDLTPLGFVQARLVAREFLDKKIQVIYSSPQRRAYKTALTVADLLGLEVVVDERIREISFGDYEGKHFWTLMEEEGETFRAWLSNPLKNPLPTQENMESFRKRVESFMADVLRSDYENLLIVAHGGTLHAITCLALGLGLENLWNIHMDNTGITHLRYNSGRFELKHLNRLCHTKGL encoded by the coding sequence ATGTCAACCCTGTTTAAAAGGTTTAAAAACCTATACCTCCTACGTCACGCTCAGAGTGAGTATAACGAAAAGGGAATATTTCAAGGAAGGTTAGATAGCGACCTGACGCCTCTTGGCTTTGTTCAGGCAAGGCTGGTAGCCCGGGAGTTTCTTGATAAAAAAATACAGGTGATATACTCCTCCCCCCAGAGAAGGGCATACAAGACAGCCCTCACAGTGGCGGACCTTTTAGGGCTTGAAGTGGTGGTAGATGAGCGCATCAGGGAGATATCCTTTGGAGACTATGAGGGCAAACACTTCTGGACGCTGATGGAAGAAGAAGGAGAAACCTTCCGAGCGTGGCTCTCAAACCCTCTGAAAAACCCCCTACCCACCCAGGAAAACATGGAGAGCTTCAGAAAAAGGGTGGAGAGCTTCATGGCGGATGTGCTAAGGTCAGACTATGAAAACCTTCTCATAGTGGCACACGGTGGAACGCTTCATGCCATCACATGCCTTGCCCTTGGGCTTGGGCTTGAGAACCTCTGGAACATACACATGGACAACACGGGAATAACCCATCTTAGGTATAACTCAGGGAGGTTTGAGCTAAAACATCTCAACAGGCTTTGCCATACGAAAGGGCTGTAG